From Streptomyces sp. SCSIO 75703:
TCGCCCGCCGGAACGGGACGGCCCTGCGGCCCCCCGAGCGACGGCGGCGGCGGTGTCTCCGGCCCCTGCGCGGGCGCCTGGACCTGCGGCTGCGGCTGGATGGTGCCCGGACGCTGCGGACGCGCCGCCTGCTCGGGACGCCCGGCGGCCGGGTCGGGCGGGGTACCCAGCTTGCGGCGCCGTCCGGAGCCGCCCGGCTGCTGCGGGGCGGGCGTGGCCGACGGCTGCTGCACCTGCACGGCCTGGCGGTTGAAGGGCACGCCCTGGCCGAGCGTCCGCACGCTGATCGCCCGGCCCTGCGTCGCCTGGGCGTCCGCCGGAGCCGCGGCTTCCGCCGGGAGGGGCTGGGCCGCGCGGGTCGTGTTCTCCGGTGGCAGCGGGGTGCCCCGGCTCGGCGTGAGGGCCGGGGCGGGGGCGGCCGGCGCGGGCGCCGCGGCGGCGGGCCGGGGCGCGGGGCCCGTGGCGTCCCGCGGCGGTACGGGGGTGCCGGCGTCCGGCGTGTCGGCGGTGGCGGGCCACGGCTGCGGCGCCGGGACGGCCTGCGCGGCGGGGGCCGGCTGGGCGGCCGGGGGCGGCCCGGCGGGGGCCACGGGAGCGTCCGGTGCCGGTACGGACTGCGCCGGAGCCGCCGGAGCCGCTGGTACGGGGGCGGGGCCGGCGGGCGGGGCGGCCACGGCCCGGCGACGGCGCCCCGTCGGGGCCTCGGTCGGGTGGGGCTGCGGCGGTGTGTGGTCGTCGTCCTGGTCGTGCGGGACGACGTCGTGTTGTCCGTCGTGGCCCGGGGTGGCACCGGGGGTGGCCGGCGCGGGCAGCGGAAGCCCGCCCGCCGGCACGGGCGCCTGCCCCATGGGCGGCACGGGACCCATGGGCCCCGCCTGTCCCCCGGGCGCCGCCGTTCCGGGCATCGGGACCCGGCCCGTCTGCCCCGCCGGAAGCGGAGCCGGAGCCTGACCGGGTACGGGCGCCTGGCCCGGCACGGGCACCGGACCCGGGGCCTGCCCGGGCACCGGGACCTGCCCGGTGGGCCCGGGGACGGGTGGCAGCGGCGCCCCGACCGCACCGGCGGGACCGGTCACCGCAGCCGCGGGACCGGCCGCACCGCCCGCACCCGGCGCGCCCACGGCGCCCCCGGGCGCCACGGAACCGTCCGTGCCCGCGCCCGGCTCCGCCGGGGCCTCGGCGGGCCGGTCCGCCTCGGCGGGCGGCAGGGCGAAGACCTGGCGGGGGGCCGCTTCCTGTGCGGCGGCCCGCTCGTTCGCGGAGGCCAGCGCGCGGCGCCGGCGTCCGGTCGGCTGCGCGCCCTCGGCCGGGACCGGCTCGCCGGCCTGCGCGGGCAGGGCCGGGGGCAGCGCGTGCTGCGCGCCGTCGGCCTGCCGCGCCCGCTGCCCGGTCCCGGCCGGCACACCCTGCGCGGGCGCGGGAACGCCCTGCGGGGGCACGGTGCCGCCGAGCCCGGTGTTGGAGGCCGCGGCACCCGCCGCGTGCTCGGCGGCCGTGACGACGGCCCCCTCGGACACACCGGCCACCGCCGGGAGCGCCGGCACGCCGGAAGCGCCCGTGTCCTCCGCGGGCCGGCCGCGCCGCCGCCCCGTACCGCCGGAACCCTCGCCCGGCGCCGCCTGGGCCGGGACCGGCGCCGTCTCCTGGCCGGCCGCCCGGCGACGGCGCCGCCCGGTCGGCACGGCGCCCTCCGTCCCGGGACCGGCGGCCGGGGCCTCGCCCTCGCCGGACGCGCCCCCCACCTCGCTCTCCAGGAAGGCGTCGACGGAGGACCGCCGCGCCCGCCGCCGCCCGCCTCCGGCCGGAACGTGCCCGGTATCGCCCTCGGGCACGTCCACCACACCCGGGGCCGTACCCTCGGCACCCTCGGCACCCGCGGCCACCGAAGCACCGGCAGCCCCTGAGCCGACCGGATGCGCATCCGGAGCCGCACCGGGGACCGCGCCCGGAGCCGCACCAGGGATCACGCCCGGGGCCGCACCGGGGACCGCGCCCGGAGCCGCCCCCGGGATGGCGCCCGGAACCACGGCCACGGCCGCTCCCGCCGCCTCCGGCGCGGTGGCCGGGCCGGCCTCGATCGCGGCGGCGGCCGGTGCCGCGGTGGGCGCGACGGTGCCCGCGCCGCCGCCGATCGGCACCTCCAGGACATAGGCGCTGCCGCTCATGCCCGGCACCTCGTGCGTCTGGAGCACCCCGCCGTGCGCGCGCACGATGCCGCGCACGATCGGCTCGTGCACCGGGTCGCCGCCGGCGTGCGGGCCGCGCACCTCGATGCGGACGACCTCGCCGCGCTGCGCCGCCGCCACGACGACCGTGTTGTCCAGGTAACCGCCCGCCGACCCCTGCGTGTTGCCGGTCGCGTCCACGCCCGCCACATCGGCGATCAGGTGCGCGAGCGCGGTGGCGAGCAGCCGGGGGTCGACCTCGGCCTCGATGGGCGGCGCGTGCACGGCGAACTGCACCCGGCCCGGACCGATCAGCTCCACGGCGCCGTCGACGCCCGCGGCGACGACCGCGTCGAGCATGACCTTCGTCCGGGCGACGGTCTCGGCGCCGGTGTCGAGCCGCTGGTAGCCGAGGACGTTGTCGATGAGGGTGGTGATCCGCGAGTAGCCGGCGGTCAGGTGGTGGAGCACCTGGTTGGCCTCGGGCCAGAGCTGCCCGGCGTCGTCGGCGGCGAGCGCGGCCAGTTCGTGGCGCAGTTCCTCCAGGGGGCCGCGCAGGGAGGTGGCGAGCAGCGTCAGGAGCTGGTCGTGCCGGGCGGCGAGGGCCTCGTAACGGTCCTTCTCGCGTTCGCCGAGGGCGGCGTAGCGGTCCTCGTGGGCGGCCAGTTCCTCGGCGTGCGCCTCCTCCAGGCCCTCGATCTCGGAGAGGTGCTGGAGGCGCAGCGCGGTCAGCTCGGAGGCGTGTTCCTCGGCGAGCCGCTCCAGTTCCCCGGCGTGCCGCCGCTCGGCCTCCTCGTGCTCCTTGACGAGTTCGTCGTGGGGCCGCCGGTCCGTGAAGGTCATCACGGCGCCGACGAGCTGGTCGCCGTCCCGGACCGGCGCGGTCGTCAGGTCGACGGGGAGCTGGTCGCCGCTCTTGGAGAACAGCACCTGCCCGCGCACCCGGTGCTTGCGCCCGGAGCGCAGCGTGTCGGCCAGCGGCGACTCGGCGTACGGGAAGGGGGAGCCGTCGGCGCGGGAGTGCAGGACGAGGGTGTGCAGTTCGCGTCCGCCGAGGTCGCTCGCCCGGTACCCGAGGATCTGGGCGGCGGCCGGGTTGACGAGGACGATCCGCCCGTCGGTGTCGGTGCCGACGACGCCCTCGGAGGCGGCCCGCAGGATCATCTCCGTCTGGCGCTGCGAGCGGGCCAGCTCGGCCTCGGTGTCGACGGTGCCGGAGAGGTCGCGGACGACGAGCATCAGCAGTTCGTCGCCGGTGTAGCCGGAACCGTCGTACGCCTGCTGGCCGTTCTCCAGGTTGGCGCTGGCGACCTCGACGGGGAACTCGCTGCCGTCGGTGCGGCGGGCGACCATCCGCGTCGGCTTGGTGCGCGCCCGGGGGTCGACGTGGTCCGGACGGCGCATGGAACCGGGGATGAGCCGCGAGTCGAACTGCGGCAGCAGGTCCAGCAGCCCGCGTCCGACCAGCGCCGTGCCCGGCGCCTCGAACGCCTCCAGGGCGATGGAGTTGGCGTTGACGACGGTGCCGTTGGCGTTGACCAGTAGCAACGCGTCCGGCAGGGCGTCCAGTATGGCTGCGAGGCGAGCAGCGCCTCGGGATGGCCTGCTGCTCACGAGACGCTTCCCTCCTGGTTACCGCACTTGCCGACCGCCTGGGCCATCTTGCCAACCGGCTCGCGGCGTGTCACGCGAGGGAGTCTATGCGCTGGGCCACGGAGTGCGGCGCGGGATGAGAGAGAGGTCGCACGACGAGATGAGGCAGACGGCGCCACCGGACGCCCGCCGGGGCGCGCGGACCGGTCCGGTACGCCCCCCCTGTGCCCGGCGCCCCGGCCCCGCCGCTACGCCCCCGCCCCCGGTGCGCGCAGGTCGGGCAGCAGCGGCACCATGCGGTCCCAGCGGGAGATCTCGCAGCCGTTGCTGCGGTCGTACGTGGCGTTGACCGCCCGCCCGTCCCAGACCCCGGTGACGTGCGCGGTGGCGGGGCCCCCGTACTGGAGGGTGCAGATGCTGCCCTCCGGCACCGGCGCGAAGGTCTCCTGCCCCCAGCGCGCGTTCCCGTCCACCACGGCGCACGCGCCGTCCGGATCGGGGTGGCTGCCGCCGCCGGGCCGGCAGTACAGCTCGTACGACCCGTCCGCGCCGGGCCCGGCGTCCCGCACGGTGATGGTCAGATGATCGCCGGCCGGCGCCTCGTCGCCCGGGGCCGGGGGCACCGGCGACCAGACGCCGCCGCTCCCGGCGAGGTGACCGGCGCCGAGCCCGGTGACGTGGCCGGTGACGTGGCCGGAACGGTGCCCGGCGAAGGGCCCGGCGTCGGCGTACGCGGCGGAGGAGAGGGAGGCGAGCGCGGCGACGGACACCACGACGGTGCCGAGGCGGCGGGCGGCTGAGTCAGGGATGAGCTGCACCATGCCCTGATCAACGCGCGGGGCCGCCGGACGTTGCGGGACCCCCCATAAGGGCTTTGCCGTGCGGCCTGCCTGCCAGTACCGTAGGGGTCGATTGGTGACACCCCGCTCCACTGTGTCATCATCGGCACGCACCACTCGCGCTCGTGCGCGAAGGGTGATGCGTCTGGAGGCGTCGCCTAGTCCGGTCTATGGCGCCGCACTGCTAATGCGGTTTGGGTTTTAACACCCATCGAGGGTTCAAATCCCTCCGCCTCCGCACCGCACACCGAAGCCCCGGCCCCACGGCCGGGGCTTCGGCGCTTCCGGGCCCTTGCCCGCAGGGGCTCGCGGAGGGCGTCTCCGCAGGTCACAAGGGGTATGGGCAATGGATTTCACATGACGGCGGCAGTCATGTAATGTTCTTCCTGTCGCCGCGAGCGGGCCGAAAGGACCGGGAGCGGCGGAATAACCGAAGAAGAAGACACGCACTCGTAGCTTAACGGATAGAGCATCTGACTACGGATCAGAAGGTTGCAGGTTCGAATCCTGCCGAGTGCACAGCAGTCCAGAGGCCCTGCGGAGCAGTCCGCAGGGCCTCTGGCTTTGCCTTGACGGCAGTGACTGGACGGCAACCGCCCCGGAGGGCGGGCGGGAAGCCGATCAGACGGCTATCGCGGCACCGGCCGCACCGCGGCATGGAGATGACCGACTCACTCCCGGGAACGGCCGTCCGTGAGGTGGAGGAAGAAACCGGTCTGGACGTAGAGAGCACCGGGCTCGTGGGCACGTACACCGACCCTCGCCGGGGGACGGTACGCAGCGGAGATCGACCGGTGCAGCCGGTACGGGACGGTCCGATGGCGCGTGGGGTGCCTGTGGTGGGCCGGGTCCGGCGTGGTGGAGCACGGGGGCCGTGGTGGCGGCGGCCGTCGCCGCGCGGGCCGGGGCCTTCGGGACCGTCGCCGGCCAGGCCGTCGTGGCGGTGCTGTCTGCCTCCTGGCCGTCGGCGGGGCCGCTGTTCAGGCGCACGGGGAACGGGGCTGCCGGGGTCTGCCGACGGCGGCGCGCTGCGCGGAGGGTTCGTAGACCGGCCGGGCCCTTCGGCCGCGGGCCCCCGGTACGGCCGGCGTTGTCGGTGGCTGCCCCTAGGCTCGGGGTGATGGGACGGGTGTGGACGTGTACGGGGCTGCGCTGGGGGGAGCGCGGGCCTGAGCTGTGCTGGGCCGGGGGCGGGCGCTCCGCGCTGACTTGGGGGAAGAGGGTGGCCTTCGCGGTCGCCGAGGGGGGTGGGCGGACGTGCGGGGGAGCGCGGGGGCACCCCTGTCCGCTGCGGGCGCCGGTGCCGGGGCGGAGCACCGGGGGGCGGTGCGAGGAGTGCGCGCGGCTGGAGCGGGCGCACTCGGTGGCCGCCGACACGGTCGCCGACGACCCGCGGCCGTACCGGGTGTACCTGGCCTGGTTCGGGCCGGGCCTCGTCAAGGTCGGGATCACCGCCTCCGCGCGGGGCCCGGCGCGGCTGCTGGAGCAGGGCGCGGTCTGTTTCACCTGGCTCGGGGAGGGGCCGCTGATGGCGGCGCGCCGCACCGAGGAGACGCTGCGTGCCGCGCTCGGCGTGCCCGACCGGGTCCCCTACGCCCGCAAACGGGCCGTGCGGGGCGCGCTGCCGGGTACGCCGGGGGAGCGGGCGGCGGAGCTCGCGGAGCTGCACGCGCGGGCGGTCGCGCTGGCCGGACGGCCCGAGTCGTTGGTGCCGGCGCCCTTCCGGGCCGTCGACCACGCCGGGGCCTTCCGGCTCGCCGAGGCGGGCGAGGGCCCCGCGGCCGTCGGGGAGGTGACCGAGCTGGTGCCGGGCGGCGCGGTCGGGGGCGAGTTGCTGGCGGTCGCCGGGCCGGACCTGCACCTGGCGACCGAGCGCGGCGCCGTCGTCCTCGACGCGCGGCTCCTGCCGGGCTGGGGGCTGCTGCCCGCCGGGGGCCGGCCGTGCGCCGTGCCGGTTCGGGAGTTCAAGGAGGCGGCCGGGGTGCAGGACGGGCTGTTCTGAGCCTTACGGTGGACCCGGCACCCGCCGCCGGGTGATCGTGGACGGCATGAGTGATCACGACACCGTGCCGGAGGGCGCCGACCCGGACGAGGACCGCCACCAGGACCGTCACGCCGCGCGGGTGAGTCCCGGTCCCGGTGAGGCCCACCGCGGCACGCCCCCGAGCGCGGCCCCCGACGCTGCCCACCGCGCTGCGCCGGTGGACCACCGCCCGGGTGAGGCCGGCCACCGAGCCCACCGCACCGCGCCGGAGGGCGCCGACCCGGACCACCACCCCGGCCGGCCCCGCCCCGCGGCCCCCCACCCCGTCGACCCCGGTGAGGTCCGGGAGGTGCGCGGGTTCTGGCAGGGGCTCGGCCTGCCCGGACTCGTCGACGTGCACACGCACTTCATGCCCGAGCGCGTGCTGCGCAAGGTCTGGGGCTACTTCGACGCGCTCGGCCCGCTGACCGGCGGTGTCGAGTGGCCCATCACCTACCGGCACGAGGAGGACGAACGCACCGCGCTCCTGCGGGCGTTCGGCGTCCGGGCCTTCACCTCCATGCTGTACCCGCACAAGCCCGGCATGGCCCGCTGGCTCAACGACTGGGCCGCCGGCTTCGCCCGGCGCACCCCCGACTGCCTCCACACCGCGACCCTCTTCCCCGAGCCGGACGCCGAGGCGTACGTCCGCGAGGCCGTCGAGGACGGGGCGCGGATCTTCAAGGCACACGTGCAGGTGGGGGCGTACGACCCGGCCGACGAGCGGCTCGACGCCGCCTGGGGACTGCTCGCCGAGGCGGGCGTCCCCGTCGTCATCCACTGCGGCTCCGGACCCGCCCCCGGCGCGCACACCGGGCCGGAGCCCGTCGCGCGGGTGCTGGCCCGCCACCCCCGGCTGCGGCTGGTCGTCGCCCACCTCGGCATGACCGAGTACGAGGAGTTCCTGGGCCTGGCGGAGCGGTATACGGAGGTGCGGCTGGACACGACCATGGCGTTCACCGACTTCAGCGAGCGGCTGGCGCCGTTCCCGCGCCGGGCGCTGCCCCGGCTGGCGGCGCTCGGCGACCGGGTCCTGCTCGGCACCGACTTCCCGAACATCCCGTACCCGTACGCGCACCAACTGCGGGCCCTGGAGCGGCTGGGGCTGGGCGACGCCTGGCTGCGGGCCGTCTGCCACGACAACGCCGCCCGCCTGTTCGGCCTGGTCCCCGCCCGGACGGCGCCCGGGGCTCCCGAGCCCGGAGGGCGCTCCTGAGTCCCGGCCCGTCGGCATCCCGTTTCTCAGGGAAATCACAGGGTGTCGCAAGAGCCCTCTCAGAGCGCCCCGGCAGCCTGTCCGGCATGACCACGACCGCGCCCCAGGGGCGCACCGCACTGCTCAGGCCGGACGGGAGCCCCGTCCGCGTGCTCGTGGTGGACGGCGAGCAGTCCATCACCGACCTGTTGTCCATGGCCCTGCGGTACGAGGGCTGGCGGATCCGCAGCGCGGGCGACGGGCTCGGCGCCGTCCGGGCGGCCCGCGAGTTCCGGCCGGACGCGGTGGTGCTGGACATGATGCTGCCCGACATGGACGGGCTGAGCGCGCTGGGGCGGCTGCGCCGCGGTCTGCCGGACGTCCCGGTGCTCTTCCTGACCGCCAGGGACGCGGTGGAGGACCGGATCGCGGGGCTGACCGCGGGCGGTGACGACTACGTCACCAAGCCGTTCAGCCTGGAGGAGGTCGTCGCCCGGCTGCGCGGGCTGATCCGCCGCTCCGGGGCCGCCGACCGCCGCCCCGACTCGGTGCTGGTGGTCGGCGACCTCACCCTCGACGAGGACAGCCACGAGGTCACCCGGGGCGGCGTGGACATCCACCTGACCGCCACCGAGTTCGAGCTGCTGCGCTTCCTGATGCGCAACCCGCGGCGGGTGCTGAGCAAGGCGCAGATCCTGGACCGGGTCTGGTCCTACGACTTCGGCGGCCGGGCCAACGTCGTCGAGCTGTACATCTCCTACCTGCGCCGGAAGATCGACGCGGGCCGGGAGCCGATGATCCACACCCGTCGCGGCGCCGGTTACCTGATCAAGCCCGCCGCGTCCTGACCGGAAGACCGGCCCCGGCCCCCGGCCCCGTGCCCCTCACTCCCCGCTCCGTCCCGGCCGCGTACACCCCGGCCCCGTACGCCTCACTCGCCCCCGGCCCAGGACCCCCGCCACCAGCCCGCCCGTCCTCGCGTCCCCGTGCCTCAGTCCCCGCCGCCACGCCCCGCCGCCACCCGCGCCGGGAAGCCGCCCGTCGCCACCGGGCCCCACCGATCCGGTGTGATCCTGAGCAGCGACTTGCCCTGTTCGGCCATGGCCCGCCGGTACGCGTCCCAGTCGGGGTGCTCGCCGGCGACGGCGCGGTAGTACGCGACGAGGGGTTCCACGGAGTCGGGCGGGTCGACGACCTCGGCGGTGCCGTCGACCTGGACCCAGGGGCCGTCCCAGTCGTCGCTGAGCACGACGAGGGTGACCCGGGGGTCCCGCCGGGCGTTGCGCGTCTTGGCCCGTTCCGGGTAGGTGGAGACCACGATCCGCCCGGAGCCGTCGACCCCGCAGACGACCGGCGAGCCCTGGGGGTCGCCGCCGGCCCGGCGGGTCAGCAGCACCGCCCGGTGCCGGGGGCGGACGAAGTCGAGCAACTCCGCGCGGGAGACACGGGTGTTGGTCGCTGTTTTCGGTGCCATGCCGTCACCCTAGGGCGATTCGTCCGGCCGGTCGCGGGGAAGCCGCCCGGCGGGTGACGTGCCGGTCCCGGCCGCCAGCGCCTCCGCCAGGTCCCCGTGGACCGGCACGTCGCGGCGCAGGCCGGACAGCTCCAGCACCCGGTACGGGACGCTCCCCGGGGCCGCCACGACCCGCAGCAGGGCCCGGCCGCCCAGCCGGCGGCGCACGTCGTCGAGGAGGCGGACGCCCTGGGAGTCCATGAAACGCGTGCCGGAGAGGTCCAGGACGAGCAGGCGCAGCGGGCCGGTGCCGGTCTCCGCGGCGGCCAGGACGAGCGGCAGCAGCCCGGCGGCGTTGCAGAAGTCGATCTCGCCGGGCAGGGCGAGTACGGCGCACCCGGGCGGTTCCGGGGGCCCGTACGGTCGGGGGAGCGGGGTCACGGCATCACCTGGCAGACGTGCGTCCGGCTTCCGGAGAGGCCGCTTCCTGACCCGGCGGCCATTCCATCACGACGGGCGCCGGGCCCGGAAGGGCGGCGCTGCCGGACCGTCGGCCGGGCGTCACCGCTGCGCAACCGAGCAGCTAAAGTGCTATCCGTCCTGTGCTCGCAGTCGGGAATGTGCTGCGGAGCTCTCCTGCGCACGGCCTCCGGGCCGGGCATGCCGAAGAGGTTCGTGGTGGCTGCGTCCGAATTTACTGATTTGCCGCGTTTTCCGGTGGGTTTCGAGCTGGCCGAAGCCCTGACCACAGCGGCCCGGCGCCTGCACGAGACGGGCTCGGCGGACACCACCCTGCGCACCGCGGTCGAACTGGCCGTGCACCTCATGCCCGGCGCCGAGCACGCGGGCATCTCCGAGATAGACCGGGGCAGCCGCCGCACCCTCGCCTGGACCGACGAGGTCGTGCGCTTCGCGGAGGCCCGGCAGGGCGGCGGGGAGCCGCACCCGGACTGGGAGCACCTGTGGTCCACGCCCGTGGTGCGGATAGAGGACAGCGACGCCGACGGCGGCGCCAACACCCTCTCCGGCCTCGGCCTGCGCTCCGCGCTCTCGCTGCGGCTGCGCGCCGACCGGCGCCGGCTGACCGTGCTGACCGCGTACGCCAGCAAGCCCCGCGCCTTCGACGAGGACGGGGTGCGCATCGGCCGGCTCTTCACCGCGCACGTCAGCCTGGCGCTGGACTCGGCGACCGTGCGCGACCAGCTCACCGAGGCCATGCGCACCCGGGACCTGATCGGCCAGGCCACCGGCATCCTCATGGAGCGCCTCAACATCGACGCGGCCGGCGCCTTCGAGAGCCTGGTGCGGGCCTCGCAGCGGGAGAACGTGAAACTGCGCGATCTCGCCCGGCGCATCGTCGACGCCAACGACACCGCGGGCGGACGAGGCGTCAACGACCGCTGACGGGATATCCGTACCGGCATGACCTCGGACTCTCTCGACACGCTCGGCCAGGCGATGGCGCGCAGCCGCGGCCTCGACACCCTGCTGCGCCATCCGACCGACCGTGCG
This genomic window contains:
- a CDS encoding DUF2797 domain-containing protein — encoded protein: MGRVWTCTGLRWGERGPELCWAGGGRSALTWGKRVAFAVAEGGGRTCGGARGHPCPLRAPVPGRSTGGRCEECARLERAHSVAADTVADDPRPYRVYLAWFGPGLVKVGITASARGPARLLEQGAVCFTWLGEGPLMAARRTEETLRAALGVPDRVPYARKRAVRGALPGTPGERAAELAELHARAVALAGRPESLVPAPFRAVDHAGAFRLAEAGEGPAAVGEVTELVPGGAVGGELLAVAGPDLHLATERGAVVLDARLLPGWGLLPAGGRPCAVPVREFKEAAGVQDGLF
- a CDS encoding STAS domain-containing protein, with protein sequence MTPLPRPYGPPEPPGCAVLALPGEIDFCNAAGLLPLVLAAAETGTGPLRLLVLDLSGTRFMDSQGVRLLDDVRRRLGGRALLRVVAAPGSVPYRVLELSGLRRDVPVHGDLAEALAAGTGTSPAGRLPRDRPDESP
- a CDS encoding amidohydrolase family protein; amino-acid sequence: MRGFWQGLGLPGLVDVHTHFMPERVLRKVWGYFDALGPLTGGVEWPITYRHEEDERTALLRAFGVRAFTSMLYPHKPGMARWLNDWAAGFARRTPDCLHTATLFPEPDAEAYVREAVEDGARIFKAHVQVGAYDPADERLDAAWGLLAEAGVPVVIHCGSGPAPGAHTGPEPVARVLARHPRLRLVVAHLGMTEYEEFLGLAERYTEVRLDTTMAFTDFSERLAPFPRRALPRLAALGDRVLLGTDFPNIPYPYAHQLRALERLGLGDAWLRAVCHDNAARLFGLVPARTAPGAPEPGGRS
- a CDS encoding response regulator transcription factor is translated as MTTTAPQGRTALLRPDGSPVRVLVVDGEQSITDLLSMALRYEGWRIRSAGDGLGAVRAAREFRPDAVVLDMMLPDMDGLSALGRLRRGLPDVPVLFLTARDAVEDRIAGLTAGGDDYVTKPFSLEEVVARLRGLIRRSGAADRRPDSVLVVGDLTLDEDSHEVTRGGVDIHLTATEFELLRFLMRNPRRVLSKAQILDRVWSYDFGGRANVVELYISYLRRKIDAGREPMIHTRRGAGYLIKPAAS
- a CDS encoding SSI family serine proteinase inhibitor → MVQLIPDSAARRLGTVVVSVAALASLSSAAYADAGPFAGHRSGHVTGHVTGLGAGHLAGSGGVWSPVPPAPGDEAPAGDHLTITVRDAGPGADGSYELYCRPGGGSHPDPDGACAVVDGNARWGQETFAPVPEGSICTLQYGGPATAHVTGVWDGRAVNATYDRSNGCEISRWDRMVPLLPDLRAPGAGA
- a CDS encoding ANTAR domain-containing protein translates to MPKRFVVAASEFTDLPRFPVGFELAEALTTAARRLHETGSADTTLRTAVELAVHLMPGAEHAGISEIDRGSRRTLAWTDEVVRFAEARQGGGEPHPDWEHLWSTPVVRIEDSDADGGANTLSGLGLRSALSLRLRADRRRLTVLTAYASKPRAFDEDGVRIGRLFTAHVSLALDSATVRDQLTEAMRTRDLIGQATGILMERLNIDAAGAFESLVRASQRENVKLRDLARRIVDANDTAGGRGVNDR
- a CDS encoding PAS domain-containing protein, with translation MSSRPSRGAARLAAILDALPDALLLVNANGTVVNANSIALEAFEAPGTALVGRGLLDLLPQFDSRLIPGSMRRPDHVDPRARTKPTRMVARRTDGSEFPVEVASANLENGQQAYDGSGYTGDELLMLVVRDLSGTVDTEAELARSQRQTEMILRAASEGVVGTDTDGRIVLVNPAAAQILGYRASDLGGRELHTLVLHSRADGSPFPYAESPLADTLRSGRKHRVRGQVLFSKSGDQLPVDLTTAPVRDGDQLVGAVMTFTDRRPHDELVKEHEEAERRHAGELERLAEEHASELTALRLQHLSEIEGLEEAHAEELAAHEDRYAALGEREKDRYEALAARHDQLLTLLATSLRGPLEELRHELAALAADDAGQLWPEANQVLHHLTAGYSRITTLIDNVLGYQRLDTGAETVARTKVMLDAVVAAGVDGAVELIGPGRVQFAVHAPPIEAEVDPRLLATALAHLIADVAGVDATGNTQGSAGGYLDNTVVVAAAQRGEVVRIEVRGPHAGGDPVHEPIVRGIVRAHGGVLQTHEVPGMSGSAYVLEVPIGGGAGTVAPTAAPAAAAIEAGPATAPEAAGAAVAVVPGAIPGAAPGAVPGAAPGVIPGAAPGAVPGAAPDAHPVGSGAAGASVAAGAEGAEGTAPGVVDVPEGDTGHVPAGGGRRRARRSSVDAFLESEVGGASGEGEAPAAGPGTEGAVPTGRRRRRAAGQETAPVPAQAAPGEGSGGTGRRRGRPAEDTGASGVPALPAVAGVSEGAVVTAAEHAAGAAASNTGLGGTVPPQGVPAPAQGVPAGTGQRARQADGAQHALPPALPAQAGEPVPAEGAQPTGRRRRALASANERAAAQEAAPRQVFALPPAEADRPAEAPAEPGAGTDGSVAPGGAVGAPGAGGAAGPAAAVTGPAGAVGAPLPPVPGPTGQVPVPGQAPGPVPVPGQAPVPGQAPAPLPAGQTGRVPMPGTAAPGGQAGPMGPVPPMGQAPVPAGGLPLPAPATPGATPGHDGQHDVVPHDQDDDHTPPQPHPTEAPTGRRRRAVAAPPAGPAPVPAAPAAPAQSVPAPDAPVAPAGPPPAAQPAPAAQAVPAPQPWPATADTPDAGTPVPPRDATGPAPRPAAAAPAPAAPAPALTPSRGTPLPPENTTRAAQPLPAEAAAPADAQATQGRAISVRTLGQGVPFNRQAVQVQQPSATPAPQQPGGSGRRRKLGTPPDPAAGRPEQAARPQRPGTIQPQPQVQAPAQGPETPPPPSLGGPQGRPVPAGEGPGRSYAIGAPDENAAEGPEPLDGPGGAVEVADPPRPQPLDDELPPEPLDNPRRLLVWPAPDVSTQQALSDRGYRPVIVHSREEVDAQIAAFPAALFVDPLTGPITRTALQSLRQAAVAAEVPVLVTAGLGQSSRDAAYGADPAVLLKALAPRDSEQHPPRVLLIEEHAEIALALTATLERRGMQVARAADDTDAVALAGHFRPNLVVMDLMQVHRRQAGIVDWLRANGQLNRTPLVVYTAAIGPADLPRLASGETVLFLAERSTSDEVQTRIVDLLSRIGTN
- a CDS encoding PPOX class F420-dependent oxidoreductase, with translation MAPKTATNTRVSRAELLDFVRPRHRAVLLTRRAGGDPQGSPVVCGVDGSGRIVVSTYPERAKTRNARRDPRVTLVVLSDDWDGPWVQVDGTAEVVDPPDSVEPLVAYYRAVAGEHPDWDAYRRAMAEQGKSLLRITPDRWGPVATGGFPARVAAGRGGGD